Proteins from one Podospora pseudoanserina strain CBS 124.78 chromosome 1, whole genome shotgun sequence genomic window:
- a CDS encoding hypothetical protein (COG:H; EggNog:ENOG503P8E8) → MKGVIPFPLGLTLGTDVCMIPRVYSLITTNQGTPIIPTLARPFNVINNVDRFTKKLLTQNERERLEELPVYLNAVKVMSFRDGVGPVKHKNLLGRQRSERRGEIWKLAEWLAGRWAAKEAVIKAHAFRAGTSAGKVTFGGVEIMVEGEENLGRRVEETAEEEGEGEGGRVQRKDKGDYILENIDGLGPRAEFGRVTGPPVAVILGNEEVGVKGQVALLSISHDGDYATAVCLGFKPDAFNGNGNGNAKIEGKKKAR, encoded by the coding sequence ATGAAGGGTGTCATACCCTTCCCGTTGGGTCTCACCCTGGGGACAGATGTCTGCATGATCCCCCGAGTTtactccctcatcaccacaaaTCAGGGCAcgcccatcatccccaccctcgcccgGCCCTTCAACGTGATCAACAATGTGGACAGGTTCACAAAGAAGCTGCTGACGCAAAACGAGAGGGAacggttggaggagctgccCGTCTACCTCAACGCGGTGAAGGTCATGTCGTTTCGGGACGGGGTCGGTCCGGTAAAGCACAAGAATCTGCTTGGGAGACAGCGATcggaaagaaggggggagattTGGAAACTGGCGGAGTGGTTGGCTGGGCGGTGGGCGGCGAAGGAGGCTGTGATCAAGGCTCATGCTTTTCGGGCGGGGACGTCAGCAGGGAAGGTCAcgtttgggggggtggagatcatggttgagggtgaggagaatttggggaggagggtggaggagacggctgaggaagaaggggagggggagggggggcgggtgCAACGGAAGGATAAGGGGGATTATATCCTGGAGAACATAGATGGTTTGGGGCCGAGGGCGGAATTTGGGAGGGTAACGGGACCGCCAGTAGCAGTAATATTAGGaaatgaggaggtgggggtgaaggggcaGGTGGCGCTGTTGAGTATCAGTCATGATGGGGATTATGCGACGGCGGTTTGTTTGGGATTCAAGCCCGATGCTTtcaatgggaatgggaatgggaatgcAAAAATcgagggaaagaagaaggcccgGTGA
- a CDS encoding hypothetical protein (EggNog:ENOG503NZE3; COG:S) yields the protein MDRFHQINPFAKRDSHTTTSITTYKVLSLLTWLLSVVTTVYYDTHAPTDGKYLGGSIWHQNYHHYSGFTQNAVITSIYFVVMFILQLIYTSHLFSSDATTVNAAASVGSHFILNNLLHFAWVMLFVRSHFVWSEIILIINFFNLSSLYFRHATYTKLIHAGAVSWPLAWTFVAIYWNGAIMVPHQHSLVARIFANVFIWSLLGYGLFFIFLYKDYTMGFALSVLSASLGVAQFFRQIIAFQWIFAFTIMSVLFVATVLVAVPAWTGREDFFGNRREPVGDAERAPLLADN from the exons ATGGATCGCTTCCACCAAA TTAACCCGTTCGCCAAGCGTGACTCCCACACTACAACCTCCATCACGACCTACAAGGTCCTCTCACTTCTCACCTGGCTCTTGTCCGTCGTCACCACCGTTTACTACGATACCCATGCGCCTACCGACGGAAAATATCTTGGGGGTAGCATTTGGCACCAGAACTATCACCACTACTCTGGCTTCACCCAAAATGCAGTCATTACCTCCATCTACTTTGTCGTCATGTTTATCCTCCAGTTGATCTATACCTctcacctcttctcctctgaTGCCACAACCGTCAACGCCGCGGCTTCCGTCGGCAGCCATTTcattctcaacaacctcctccatttCGCCTGGGTTATGCTCTTTGTCCGGTCGCACTTTGTCTGGTCTGAGATCATCTTGATTATCAACTTCTTCAACCTGTCAAGCTTGTACTTCCGTCATGCGACTTACACCAAGCTTATCCACGCAGGAGCTGTGAGCTGGCCCTTGGCCTGGACGTTTGTGGCGATCTACTGGAATGGAGCGATCATGGTTCCCCACCAGCACAGTCTTGTTGCCAGGATCTTTGCCAATGTCTTTATTTGGAGCTTGTTGGGCTATGGCTTGTTCTTCATCTTTTTATACAAG GACTACACCATGGGGTTTGCTCTCAGTGTCTTGTCAGCTTCCCTGGGCGTCGCGCAGTTTTTCAGACAGATCATTGCGTTCCAGTGGATCTTTGCATTCACCATCATGTCGGTGCTGTTTGTGGCCACTGTGTTGGTTGCCGTGCCGGCTTGGACTGGGCGGGAAGACTTCTTCGGCAATAGGAGAGAGCCTGTTGGAGATGCTGAGAGAGCGCCTCTGTTGGCTGACAATTAG
- a CDS encoding hypothetical protein (EggNog:ENOG503P9QF; COG:S), translating to MTVKVGQSVSRSKHQSRVSRRIHARMPERDNFVPPEREHAKRIDDELWEQHKDVIVPMYRASTLDKTRTFMEKNHNFKASRRQYVHRLGKQKWNISKYKAGQPQVVDEPSPNTPLSRQNPASPDLSSVALHPPSPMTRPALDFSRYSSEQLAASHILSDGLLYLGDLNNAFAIKAELYRVITAGHGDFTDQEIRRQLLRRYVIDCICIIQTEADAKAARQMLEQNDLLYERWADTDDNTWESVLFRILTSRTYDSENSESSIIQIVEIINKTTVEADEAGHEKLQTLTPRKYRFDLLMYKIFSYALERYNEPTAVDEIPIDVGGLLKQFKNTQPAIKDSSVDPRLEWELVLKTLDFCVSELSNGEFPPLRLDNKTTRANRIFCTLLCALQKQIMIREQTTTALDNIASDKAHAQFASVYTELLGIVVGLIVDEAPSLEPPRNPLPLKEWALRGAQKVKSLAEQSNLDQEKTGLIDRFLDKANSMNVEIMLENLSRKQPEEVNIRELNLLRKELAQNLGVEILPDLEPRATVIVPLTASWELYDRSASQHSQPVLHLLHGHPAPRGARSRSVSRSHSPSATSSSQSPATNGNPTGQASDASAEGDNEDIILD from the exons ATGACAGTCAAAGTAGGACAGTCAGTGTCTCGATCCAAGCACCAGTCTCGAGTTTCAAGACGAATACACGCCAGGATGCCCGAGAGAGATAATTTCGTCCCCCCCGAAAGAGAGCACGCAAAACGCATAGATGATGAACTCTGGGAGCAGCATAAAGATGTTATCGTCCCCATGTACAGAGCGTCGACGCTCGATAAAACCAGAACGTTTATGGAAAAAAACCACAACTTCAAAGCATC TCGGCGTCAATATGTTCACCGTTTGGGCAAACAAAAATGGAATATCAGCAAATACAAGGCAGGACAGCCTCAGGTCGTGGATGAGCCATCGCcaaacacccccctttcGAGGCAGAACCCAGCCTCACCCGACCTTTCGTCTGTTGCCCTTCATCCCCCTTCACCCATGACAAGGCCAGCTTTGGATTTCTCACGTTACTCGTCTGAGCAACTGGCTGCATCCCACATTCTCTCAGACGGCCTCCTGTACCTCGGTGATTTGAATAACGCGTTCGCCATCAAAGCGGAGCTTTACAGGGTTATCACGGCAGGCCATGGCGACTTTACTGATCAGGAGATCAGACGACAGCTTTTACGACGATATGTCATTGACTGCATCTGCATCATACAAACCGAGGCCGACGCAAAAGCTGCCCGTCAAATGCTGGAGCAGAATGACCTTTTGTACGAGAGGTGGGCAGATACTGATGACAACACCTGGGAAAGTGTTCTCTTTCGCATTCTCACCTCGAGGACCTATGATTCGGAGAATTCTGAAAGCTCGATTATACAGATTGTCGagatcatcaacaaaaccaCCGTCGAAGCAGACGAGGCAGGCCACGAAAAGCTGCAGACACTGACGCCTAGAAAGTACCGTTTCGACCTTCTCATGTACAAAATCTTCAGCTATGCGTTGGAGAGGTACAATGAGCCGACAGCCGTGGACGAAATTCCCATTGACGTTGGGGGGCTCCTGAAGCAGTTCAAGAACACCCAACCCGCAATCAAGGACTCCAGCGTTGATCCTCGGCTGGAATGGGAACTCGTGCTGAAAACTCTGGACTTTTGTGTTTCCGAGCTCTCAAATGGCGAGTTTCCTCCCCTGAGACTCGACAACAAGACCACCAGGGCCAACAGGATTTTCTGCACTCTTTTGTGTGCTCTTCAAAAACAGATTATGATTCGGGAGCAAACAACGACGGCTCTAGACAACATTGCAAGCGACAAGGCACATGCCCAGTTTGCAAGTGTTTACACCGAGCTTCTCGGCATCGTGGTCGGCCTGATAGTCGATGAAGCGCCATCCTTGGAACCTCCCCGAAATCCCTTGCCACTGAAGGAGTGGGCTTTGAGAGGCGCCCAAAAAGTCAAGAGTCTTGCGGAACAGTCAAACCTTGACCAGGAAAAGACAGGTCTAATTGACCGGTTCCTCGACAAGGCAAACTCAATGAACGTGGAGATCATGCTTGAGAACCTTTCGAGGAAGCAGCCCGAGGAAGTCAACATCCGCGaactcaacctcctccgcaaggAATTGGCACAGAATCTTGGCGTGGAAATTCTTCCCGACTTGGAACCTAGAGCAACGGTGATTGTACCTTTGACTGCGAGCTGGGAGCTTTACGACCGGAGTGCCTCTCAACATAGCCAACCTGTGCTTCATCTGCTGCACGGCCACCCGGCGCCAAGGGGGGCCAGATCACGCTCAGTATCTCGATCGCATTCGCCTTCTGCTACTAGCAGTAGCCAGTCACCCGCCACAAACGGAAATCCCACCGGCCAGGCGAGCGACGCTTCTGCCGAGGGGGATAATGAAGATATTATTCTTGACTAA
- a CDS encoding hypothetical protein (EggNog:ENOG503NUFD; COG:E; CAZy:AA3), which translates to MDLTAFLVAIFFSACLQAVDGLLVPANKFIDLALPSYDYIVVGGGVSGLVIANRLTENKNVTVLVLEAGDLDSGPDLVTIPGLVGHGFIPSQNWNITTAPQESLDNRTRDYGQGHVVGGGSILNGLVMTRGARYDYDAWRTLGNPGWSWHGMLRYFKKSENFTACVAPEDSQNLHIRPHMKVHGQKGPLQVGYPRFFYNSSRNFLEGISELGIPLLPDINTGIAAGASVAPATINDRNQSRADSRRAYLDSVLSRPNLHLATQQTVTRVLFGTEAVDEDSERPAKGLKRAFGVEFATSFDSPRKRMACNREVILAAGAIISPSLLQVSGIGPASILDELGVPVQIDLPGVGQNLQDHAMVGAFYNYTRFGMFTANNLTGSILEEVESQYFANRTGPLTHPLISTLAFASLRHLDTNWETLLSNIPSSEPESHLPPGPGQHPTILEGYARQQHLLTSLLARSSVGALEVMADSIGTLTAAVQHPLSRGFVRALSADLLANGSVARNILLDPRYCSHPFDCDIIVRGLKLNNQLVKTKAMQQLVPQPAYPWDDLTSQNDTALLEAVHSKLQTEFHPAGSTSMMPLEFGGVVSPRLMVYGTSNLRVIDAGIIPLLPAAHIQAAVYAIAEKAADIIKQDSSTMSGSDPNDGDVTPPPNPFTNGPPGLGPGIAEGPGISGRVNDDHGRPYHC; encoded by the exons ATGGATTTGACTGCATTTTTAGTCgctatttttttttcagcGTGCCTACAGGCTGTGGATGGGCTTCTCGTCCCAGCCAACAAGTTCATCGATCTCGCGCTCCCTTCCTACGACTACATTGTTGTCGGTGGCGGTGTTTCCGGCCTCGTTATAGCCAATCGACTCACGGAGAACAAAAATG TGACTGTTCTTGTTCTCGAGGCTGGCGACTT AGACTCAGGCCCGGACCTCGTCACTATCCCCGGACTTGTCGGCCACGGTTTCATTCCGTCTCAGAACTGgaacatcaccaccgcacCACAGGAATCCTTAGACAACCGTACTCGGGACTACGGCCAGGGtcatgttgttggaggtggtagCATCCTCAATGGTCTCGTCATGACCCGCGGAGCCAGGTACGATTATGATGCCTGGCGTACACTGGGGAATCCCGGCTGGAGTTGGCACGGAATGCTTCGTTACTTCAAAAAGAGCGAGAACTTTACTGCCTGTGTGGCTCCAGAAGACAGTCAAAATCTTCATATTCGACCACATATGAAAGTTCACGGCCAGAAAGGTCCCTTGCAAGTAGGCTACCCGAGATTCTTTTACAATTCATCTC GTAACTTCCTCGAGGGCATCTCTGAGCTCGGGATCCCGCTCCTTCCCGACATCAATACCGGTATTGCAGCAGGCGCTTCGGTTGCCCCAGCTACTATCAACGATCGTAACCAGTCACGAGCGGACAGCCGAAGGGCGTATCTGGACAGTGTCCTAAGTCGCCCAAACCTGCATCTGGCGACCCAGCAGACCGTCACTCGCGTCCTCTTCGGGACTGAGGCTGTTGATGAAGACTCCGAACGGCCTGCTAAGGGTCTCAAGAGAGCatttggggttgag TTCGCAACATCGTTTGACTCCCCACGGAAGAGAATGGCATGCAATAGGGAGGTGATCCTAGCAGCGGGGGCTATCATTTCACCATCGTTGCTGCAAGTGTCTGGCATAGGTCCAGCCTCCATTCTGGATGAACTGGGTGTACCTGTTCAGATCGACCTGCCGGGGGTTGGCCAGAACCTCCAAGATCACGCAATGGTCGGCGCGTTTTATAACT ACACTCGTTTTGGAATGTTTACGGCGAACAACCTCACTGGCAGTATTcttgaggaagttgagaGCCAATACTTTGCCAATCGAACAGGTCCCCTGACGCACCCACTAATCTCAACTCTCGCGTTTGCCTCTCTCCGACATCTCGACACGAACTGGGAAACCCTCTTATCGAACATACCTAGTTCCGAACCCGAgtcccacctccctcctggACCAGGTCAACACCCCACGATCCTGGAAGGCTATGCccgtcaacaacacctccttacctccctcctcgcccgctCAAGTGTGGGTGCGCTCGAGGTGATGGCAGACAGCATCGGTACTTTAACAGCAGCAGTTCAGCATCCTTTGAGCAGAGGTTTTGTCCGGGCATTGTCAgccgacctcctcgccaacggcTCCGTGGCCCGAAATATTCTTCTCGACCCGCGCTATTGTTCACACCCATTCGACTGCGACATCATTGTGCGCGGTCTCAAGCTTAATAATCAGTTAGTCAAGACAAAGGCCATGCAGCAGCTCGTCCCTCAGCCCGCGTACCCCTGGGATGATCTTACCAGCCAGAATGATACAGCTCTGTTGGAGGCAGTCCACTCCAAGCTGCAAACCGAGTTTCATCCTGCCGGATCAACATCGATGATGCCTCTGGAGTTTGGGGGAGTCGTGAGCCCGCGGTTGATGGTGTACGGGACATCGAACTTGAGGGTTATCGATGCTGGTATTATACCTTTGTTACCGGCTGCTCACATCCAGGCAGCTGTGTATGCTATCGCTGAAAAG GCAGCAGATATCATCAAAcaagacagcagcaccatGAGCGGCTCGGACCCCAACGATGGTGATGTaacaccgccaccaaacCCCTTTACGAATGGTCCTCCAGGCCTTGGACCTGGTATCGCGGAGGGTCCCGGAATTTCAGGGCGCGTAAATGATGACCATGGTCGTCCCTACCACTGCTGA
- the PHM7 gene encoding phosphate metabolism protein 7 (COG:S; EggNog:ENOG503NW23) has product MSNNNNTSSTGETAESSSLSALVSTLAPVAVISGAYLAVFLILRRSKRRYYAPRTYLGSLRESERSPPLPNGLFNWIGSFWRIPDIYALQHQSLDAYLYIRYLQMALVLCFVGCIITWPVLFPINATGGGGQKELDILSYSNVNPDTHKNRYFAHVFVSWAYFGFVMYLIMRECIFYINLRQAFLLSPFYSERISSRTVLFTCVPDNYLNEAKLRQVFGQNAKNIWITARTDEVDDLVKERDKVAMKLEKAEIKLIKLANKARQKAIKNGANASEADKQAITGDAESGSIAARWLSAKSRPTHRTGPLGLIGKKVDTINWCRAELERLIPEAEAVQAKYRSGAFKNIPGVFIEFTSQQAAEAAAQMLAHHQGLHMSNRVVGIRPSEVIWKSLAVPWWQLVIRRYIVLAFIAALIIFWAIPVAVVGAISNINYLATEYSWLSWLTDIPKVILGVITGLLPSVALAILMSLVPIIMRLCAKLAGEPSISGVELFTQNAYFAFQVIQVFLVTTLSSSAPAVIEQIINAPNETPRILAQGLPKASNFYITYFIVQGLTIATSVLTQVVGFFIFTVLYKFLANTPRALYQKWSNLSAISWGSTMPVYTNIVVIAITYSCIAPLMLGWATIAMFLFYFAWRYNVFFVTDTQIDTRGLIYPKALKQLFVGVYLGEICMLGLFIAGTAPGPVILMVIFIIFTVLFHYSLNTALDPLLYNMPMSLLAEEESVRLLDGEAGASHSNGNDKFVDEHDLNGDGIVESAEEQVAHSRAARKAAAAHSKGNFLTRFLKPWIYSDYATLRNLVPRHVSLPQYTPEIIENAYNPPSVTSQAPLLWIPADPAGVSKQEIAHTSKIIPITDEGCILNEKGKLEWDEEGTRPPVWEEKILY; this is encoded by the exons atgagcaacaacaacaatactTCCAGCACTGGAGAAACGGCGGAAAGCTCCTCGCTTTCGG CATTGGTTTCGACCCTCGCCCCTGTCGCCGTCATCTCTGGGGCTTATCTCGCCGTCTTTCTGATACTGAGACGTAGCAAGAGACGCTACTACGCACCGCGAACCTACTTGGGGAGCTTGAGAGAGAGCGAAAGAtcgcccccccttcccaatgGGCTGTTCAACTGGATAGGAAGCTTCTGGAGGATCCCCGACATCTACGCCCTCCAGCACCAATCTCTCGATGCCTACCTCTACATTCGGTACCTGCAGATGGCGCTTGTTCTCTGCTTCGTTGGCTGCATCATCACCTGGCCCGTTCTCTTCCCCATCAATGCTAccggtggcggtggtcagAAGGAGCTCGACATACTTTCCTATTCCAATGTTAACCCGGACACCCACAAGAACCGCTATTTTGCCCACGTCTTCGTGAGCTGGGCTTACTTTGGCTTCGTCATGTATCTGATCATGCGAGAGTGCATCTTCTACATTAACTTGCGCCAGGCCTTCTTGCTCAGCCCCTTTTATTCGGAGCGCATTTCGTCTCGCACCGTCTTGTTCACCTGCGTCCCGGACAATTACCTAAACGAAGCAAAGCTGCGCCAAGTGTTTGGCCAAAATGCCAAGAATATCTGGATCACAGCTCGCACCGACGAGGTGGATGACTTGGTGAAGGAGCGCGACAAGGTTGCCatgaagctggagaaggccgagatcaAGTTGATCAAGCTTGCGAACAAGGCCCGCCAgaaggccatcaagaacgGCGCCAATGCGTCCGAAGCTGACAAGCAAGCGATCACGGGTGATGCCGAGTCTGGAAGCATTGCGGCCCGATGGCTGTCGGCCAAGTCTCGGCCGACACACCGAACCGGTCCTCTTGGTCTGATTGGAAAGAAGGTGGACACGATCAACTGGTGCCGCGCCGAGCTGGAGCGCCTCATCCCGGAGGCGGAAGCTGTCCAAGCCAAGTACCGCAGCGGCGCTTTCAAGAACATTCCGGGTGTCTTCATCGAGTTCACGTCGCAGCAGGCCGCCGAAGCTGCCGCTCAGATGCTGGCCCATCACCAAGGTCTTCACATGTCGAACCGTGTCGTTGGTATTCGCCCGAGCGAGGTGATCTGGAAGTCTTTGGCTGTTCCGTGGTGGCAGCTTGTGATTCGGCGTTACATTGTATTGGCCTTCATCGCTGCTTTGATCATCTTTTGGGCCATccctgttgctgttgtcggtGCTatcagcaacatcaactATCTCGCAACGGAGTATTCTTGGCTGTCGTGGCTCACCGATATTCCCAAGGTCATCCTGGGCGTTATCACTGGCCTTTTGCCATCTGTGGCCCTTGCTATCCTCATGTCGTTggtgcccatcatcatgcgCC TTTGTGCGAAATTGGCCGGCGAGCCATCAATTTCCGGCGTTGAGTTGTTCACCCAAAACGCATATTTCGCCTTCCAGGTCATCCAGGTCTTTTTGGTCACCACCTTGTCGTCATCGGCTCCTGCCGTCATTGAACAGATCATCAACGCCCCCAATGAGACACCGAGAATCCTGGCTCAGGGCTTGCCTAAAGCATCCAACTTTTACATCACATATTTCATCGTCCAGGGCTTGACCATTGCCACTAGCGTGCTCACCCAGGTCGTCGGgttcttcatcttcacaGTTCTCTACAAGTTCCTGGCGAACACACCCCGCGCCCTCTACCAGAAGTGGTCTAACTTGAGCGCCATTTCATGGGGCAGCACCATGCCGGTCTACACCAACATTGTGGTTATCG CCATTACTTACTCGTGCATTGCTCCTCTTATGTTGGGCTGGGCTACCATCGCAATGTTCCTCTTCTACTTCGCTTGGAGATACAATGTTTTCTTTGTCACTGATACCCAGATCGACACCCGTGGTCTGATCTATCCTAAGGCGCTCAAGCAGCTCTTCGTCGGAGTCTACCTCGGCGAGATTTGCATGCTCGGACTGTTCATCGCAGGAACGGCTCCTGGTCCGGTCATTCTCATGGtgatcttcatcatcttcaccgTTCTGTTCCATTACAGCCTCAACACCGCTCTTGACCCTCTCCTCTACAATATGCCCATGTCGCTGCTCGCTGAGGAGGAATCAGTCCGCCTCCTTGACGGCGAAGCTGGCGCAAGTCACAGCAACGGAAATGACAAGTTCGTCGATGAGCATGACCTCAATGGCGATGGTATTGTGGAGAGTGCCGAAGAGCAAGTTGCTCATTCCCGGGCGGCCCGAAAGGCGGCGGCTGCTCATAGCAAGGGCAACTTCCTCACTCGGTTCCTGAAGCCCTGGATTTACTCCGATTACGCCACACTGCGCAACCTTGTGCCCCGCCACGTGTCGTTGCCACAGTATACCCCCGAAATCATCGAGAATGCATACAACCCCCCCAGTGTCACCTCCCAGGCCCCTCTGCTCTGGATTCCCGCCGACCCGGCGGGAGTTTCCAAGCAGGAGATTGCCCACACCAGCAAGATCATTCCTATCACTGATGAAGGGTGCATTCTGAACGAGAAGGGCAAGCTGGAGTGGGACGAGGAAGGAACCAGGCCGCCTgtgtgggaggagaagattcTTTACTAA
- a CDS encoding hypothetical protein (EggNog:ENOG503P2IZ), producing the protein MGSAPAVYAHTAEHEDDPYGEQDGYIKATDFSLPYYSEYSRIYAQTVSQGLLRHVNCGYLSTEGIAPTLLALKQHAQSLCILIQQLNPTIGISEIGDGSLRRAGAGSTDKSDPLTLRANLNDAFDFLSDLSTPYTNDDANHQIPLTALLNEVRARDELKGVSYHCPFADAPKPRNPGENLKPYATHQNLVLHANACLERLDHEFSTTGGLLSILPTDQEGRENLNHARNTLLGQWLAYTQHLVGRMHELERSYNNALDALAGEALIPSQHLSVVGPTGASEGRSIVYPQDKYVLVNAGDDIFQYLHSILDKQETLLQAQDTINKSNGAVGEVAIVSSEGTELYTQGIVYVDIPSRFYRLAGQGRNTLFVIPAHDVHPATAHTRLLESQPTVVQAIAPTDPARVTVLEKRYTERIAKAEQDAIDVHRLKAENEKMERELKTFIAEHKRLAKVRDELMSTVDAKDRVKINKLFKNQENIEQLKDQLKNARDQANKSKEEAQKARADVAAAKAEAEKYKQTCFAWDEYVKSLSTQKPADDQEDTIADMSATLIGQDDSQLEKEKEGDGGIL; encoded by the coding sequence ATGGGATCCGCACCGGCAGTCTACGCCCATACGGCAGAGCACGAGGACGACCCCTATGGAGAACAAGACGGCTACATCAAGGCTACCGATTTTTCCCTGCCTTACTACTCCGAGTACTCGCGAATCTATGCGCAGACGGTCAGTCAGGGTCTGCTCCGTCACGTCAACTGTGGTTATCTGTCCACCGAGGGAATTGCTCCAACACTTCTCGCCCTCAAGCAGCATGCTCAGTCACTGtgcatcctcatccagcaACTGAACCCGACAATTGGCATCTCCGAGATTGGAGACGGCAGCCTCCGCAGGGCTGGAGCTGGCAGCACCGACAAGAGTGATCCTCTTACCCTCAGAGCCAATCTCAATGACGCGTTTGACTTTCTCTCCGACTTGAGCACCCCCTACACCAACGACGATGCAAATCATCAGATTCCCCTGACGGCCCTCTTGAACGAGGTGCGCGCCCGCGATGAACTCAAAGGCGTCTCGTATCATTGCCCCTTTGCCGATGCCCCCAAGCCGAGGAACCCCGGGGAGAACCTAAAGCCGTATGCCACCCATCAGAACCTCGTTCTGCACGCCAACGCCTGCTTGGAAAGACTGGACCACGAGTTCAGCACCACCGGCGGGCTGCTCAGCATCTTGCCGACGGACCAGGAGGGCAGGGAGAACCTCAACCATGCTCGCAATACCCTCCTAGGTCAGTGGCTGGCGTATACGCAGCATCTCGTTGGTCGGATGCACGAGCTCGAGAGGTCATACAACAATGCTCTTGACGCCCTGGCGGGCGAAGCCCTAATCCCGAGTCAGCACCTTTCTGTTGTTGGCCCTACTGGCGCGAGTGAGGGACGCTCCATCGTCTATCCACAAGACAAGTACGTGCTTGTCAATGCCGGTGACGACATCTTCCAGTACCTCCACTCGATCCTCGACAAGCAGGAGACCCTCCTGCAAGCGCAggacaccatcaacaagtcAAACGGAGCGGTGGGTGAGGTCGCCATAGTGTCGAGCGAGGGTACGGAGTTGTACACCCAGGGCATCGTCTACGTCGACATCCCGTCGCGATTCTACCGTCTGGCCGGGCAGGGCAGGAATACCCTCTTCGTGATTCCCGCGCACGATGTCCACCCCGCCACGGCGCACACGAGACTGCTCGAGTCCCAGCCTACGGTTGTGCAGGCCATCGCGCCGACGGACCCGGCCCGCGTGACGGTGTTGGAGAAGCGGTACACGGAGCGCATTGCCAAGGCGGAGCAGGACGCCATCGACGTCCACCGGCTCAAGGCCGAAAACgaaaagatggagagggagctcAAGACGTTCATCGCCGAGCACAAGAGGCTCGCCAAGGTGCGCGATGAGCTCATGAGCACCGTGGATGCCAAGGACAgggtcaagatcaacaagctctTCAAGAACCAGGAGAACATCGAACAGCTCAAGGACCAGCTCAAGAATGCGCGCGACCAGGCGAACAagagcaaggaggaggcccAAAAGGCCAGGGCTGACGTCGCGGCAgccaaggccgaggctgagaagtATAAGCAGACTTGCTTTGCGTGGGATGAATATGTCAAGAGCCTCTCGACGCAAAAGCCGGCGGATGATCAAGAAGACACGATCGCGGACATGTCGGCAACGCTGATTGGACAAGACGATAGTCAGCttgagaaagagaaagagggagatggcgggaTTCTGTGA